Below is a genomic region from Candidatus Obscuribacterales bacterium.
GGGCAACAATCGCGCCCTTAAAATCTTCCTGGTCAAAAAGGTCTTGTCCTTGTTTGAGTGCATCGTCAAAAGGGGTTGATACCGCGCTCAGTTGACACACAGTAAGTAGCGCGAAAGCTATTGTAAAATACCGCACTACACCGCAAGCCGATTTAGACATACCAGTCACCAATACTTTTAAAGGAAGCCTAATCGAAAGTATACCCGCCTGTCCAAGTGGTGAGGCACAATAGACGTCTGATAACGGAGTTATGTCTAGCATGTTAAGCTATGCGTATGATTGCAATTCGTTCAGCTATTTTTTCCGACTCTAAAGCGATGGCGGAATTGTTGTCTGAGTCTAAGATGCAAAACCAAATCATCCTGTCGAAGAACTCTGAGTATTGGGTGTACTACGACGGTGAAACGCTGGTCGCTATGGTAGGAAACGAATACGTTGATAGTCTTGCTCTGATTAAGAGCTTAGTTGTTCGCGGGGAAATGCGAGGCAAAGGTATTGCAAAAGACCTACTGCAGAAGGCGATTAAAGAAGCTCTAGAGAAAAAATGCACTAATATCTATGCAATTACCAGCACTGCTCCGGAGTTCTTTGAGAAATTTGGATTCACTGAGGTGCCTCAAAATGAGGCTAGAGAAAAGCTCAAAGGTCTACCACAGGTAGACTACTTCAATGATCAAAACGATTGGCCTGAAAAGCGCAAAACGTTTCAATACAAATAAAAAAAGAAGGCTTTCGCCTTCAGGGGAGTTTAAGTGAGCTTGCCAACCAATTT
It encodes:
- a CDS encoding GNAT family N-acetyltransferase, producing MRMIAIRSAIFSDSKAMAELLSESKMQNQIILSKNSEYWVYYDGETLVAMVGNEYVDSLALIKSLVVRGEMRGKGIAKDLLQKAIKEALEKKCTNIYAITSTAPEFFEKFGFTEVPQNEAREKLKGLPQVDYFNDQNDWPEKRKTFQYK